A region of Blastocatellia bacterium DNA encodes the following proteins:
- the trxA gene encoding thioredoxin, whose protein sequence is MQEVTDQSFEQDVLNAGVPVLVDFWAEWCGPCKALAPTVEKVAGEYEGKAKVVKLNIDDNNEVAQRYGIKGIPTLILFHNGSEADRTVGLTTKDNIARMIDRVLG, encoded by the coding sequence ATGCAAGAGGTAACGGATCAGAGCTTTGAACAAGATGTTTTAAATGCCGGGGTGCCGGTGCTGGTCGATTTCTGGGCCGAATGGTGCGGGCCCTGCAAGGCGCTCGCGCCGACGGTCGAGAAGGTCGCGGGCGAATACGAAGGCAAGGCCAAAGTCGTGAAGCTGAACATTGACGACAACAACGAGGTGGCGCAGCGTTACGGCATCAAAGGTATCCCGACGTTGATTCTCTTTCACAACGGCTCGGAAGCCGACCGCACCGTCGGCCTGACGACCAAGGATAACATTGCCCGAATGATTGATCGCGTCCTCGGCTAA
- a CDS encoding adenylosuccinate synthase yields MKNIVVVGAQWGDEGKGKVVDILAPHFQIVARYQGGHNAGHTVRIGERKFVLHLIPSGILHDDCVCVIGNGVVVSPEAFNAEVEELRQMGVECAGRLFISTRAQLILPYHCALDRAREQRLGEQGVGTTMRGIGPAYESKAARTGIRAGDLSHPDLVREKMKANVADANRELTALGAEALDVEATIDSFLSEALKLQPFVRDTAVFINQSVSAGRAVLLEGAQGTMLDVDHGTYPFVTSSNATAGGAATGLGLPPRAITGALGIAKAYTTRVGAGPFPTELFDEAGDYLRQRGNEYGASTGRPRRTGWFDAVVVRYSVMLNGLDAISLTKLDVLDEFEEIKVCTAYRYGGEVIEDIPYGAHALAECEPIYETLPGWKTLTSAITDYDGLPENAKAYVRRLEELVGAPMAMISTGPERSETIIRDSLAVSEWMK; encoded by the coding sequence ATGAAAAACATCGTCGTGGTCGGCGCCCAGTGGGGCGACGAAGGCAAAGGGAAAGTCGTTGACATTCTGGCGCCGCATTTTCAAATCGTCGCGCGCTACCAGGGCGGCCATAACGCCGGCCATACGGTGCGCATCGGCGAGCGCAAATTCGTCTTGCACCTGATCCCGTCGGGCATCCTGCATGACGACTGCGTCTGCGTCATCGGCAACGGCGTCGTCGTCAGCCCCGAAGCCTTTAACGCGGAGGTCGAAGAACTGCGCCAGATGGGCGTCGAATGCGCCGGGCGTCTGTTTATCTCGACGCGCGCCCAGTTGATCTTGCCTTACCACTGCGCCCTTGACCGCGCCCGCGAACAGCGGCTCGGCGAGCAGGGCGTCGGCACGACGATGCGCGGCATCGGCCCGGCTTACGAGAGCAAGGCGGCGCGCACAGGCATACGCGCCGGCGACCTGTCGCATCCCGACCTGGTGCGCGAGAAGATGAAAGCCAATGTCGCCGACGCCAACCGCGAGCTGACGGCGCTCGGCGCCGAGGCGCTCGATGTCGAAGCAACGATTGACAGCTTTCTCAGTGAAGCCTTGAAGCTGCAACCGTTCGTCCGCGACACCGCCGTCTTCATCAACCAGAGCGTCAGCGCGGGCCGCGCCGTGCTGCTCGAAGGCGCGCAAGGGACGATGCTCGACGTCGATCACGGCACCTACCCGTTCGTGACTTCATCGAACGCGACGGCGGGCGGCGCGGCGACCGGGCTGGGCTTGCCGCCGCGCGCCATCACCGGCGCGCTCGGCATCGCCAAAGCGTACACGACGCGCGTCGGCGCCGGCCCTTTTCCCACAGAGCTGTTTGACGAAGCCGGCGATTACCTGCGCCAGCGCGGCAACGAATATGGCGCGTCCACAGGCCGCCCGCGCCGCACCGGATGGTTCGACGCGGTGGTCGTGCGCTACAGCGTGATGCTCAATGGCCTGGACGCTATCTCGCTGACGAAGCTGGACGTGCTGGATGAGTTCGAGGAGATCAAGGTCTGCACAGCCTACCGCTATGGCGGCGAAGTGATCGAAGACATCCCTTACGGCGCGCACGCGCTTGCCGAATGTGAGCCGATTTATGAAACCCTGCCCGGCTGGAAGACCCTGACCAGCGCCATCACCGATTACGATGGCTTGCCCGAAAACGCCAAAGCCTACGTCCGCCGCTTAGAAGAACTGGTCGGCGCGCCGATGGCGATGATCTCGACCGGGCCGGAGCGCAGCGAAACGATCATTCGCGATAGCTTAGCGGTAAGTGAGTGGATGAAGTGA
- a CDS encoding AarF/ABC1/UbiB kinase family protein: protein MERHRIRHFWRAVYVLWTLLTFAVDVALEAKGWFARKGDRAARLRRQAIRLRGRFIKLGPTFIKMGQMLATRADLLPLDYLKELSELQDRVPPFPDREARAILEAELGRPINDVFAELDEPPVASASLAQVYRGRLVSGETVAVKVQRPLLAEQIHFDLDLLRAIGRFLDRHPNLLPGAEWLGAIDEFDRVIHEEMDYRREVVNADEFRQHFRDWPGIYVPRVFHQLSTSRVIVMEFITGIKVTELDELRANGHSPRRLNELIYRAYFKQLLEDGFFHADPHPGNLRVMQDGRLAIFDFGMVGRISEELQRQMIAAFFHLYNRDIKAIVADLMGLGFLAPEADVAAIGAVVAEVFERKLNLKLGEVRFRDLTYDLAPVVYEHPITTPARFTYLIRAIMTLEGISMVMNPEFNFFDVARPYVKEFMFRRESSHLRQMALDSLRDARTGRLDWGRLWAMAKMAYALYIGN, encoded by the coding sequence ATGGAGCGACATCGAATCCGTCATTTCTGGCGCGCCGTCTATGTGCTGTGGACGTTGCTGACCTTTGCCGTCGATGTTGCGCTGGAAGCGAAGGGCTGGTTCGCGCGCAAAGGTGATCGCGCGGCGCGGCTGCGGCGGCAGGCGATTCGCCTGCGCGGGCGGTTCATCAAGCTCGGCCCGACCTTCATCAAGATGGGGCAGATGCTGGCGACGCGCGCCGACCTCTTGCCGCTCGACTACCTCAAAGAGCTGAGCGAGCTGCAAGATCGCGTGCCGCCATTCCCTGACCGCGAGGCGCGCGCCATTCTCGAAGCCGAGCTGGGCCGGCCCATCAACGACGTATTTGCTGAGCTTGACGAGCCGCCGGTGGCGTCCGCGAGTTTGGCGCAGGTCTATCGCGGGCGCTTGGTGAGCGGTGAAACGGTGGCGGTCAAAGTTCAACGCCCGCTGCTCGCCGAGCAGATTCATTTTGATCTCGATCTGCTGCGCGCCATCGGGCGCTTCCTGGATCGCCACCCGAATCTGCTGCCGGGCGCCGAATGGCTCGGCGCGATTGACGAGTTCGACCGCGTCATTCATGAAGAGATGGATTATCGCCGCGAGGTGGTGAATGCCGACGAGTTCCGCCAGCACTTTCGCGATTGGCCCGGCATCTACGTGCCGCGCGTCTTTCATCAGCTCTCGACCAGTCGCGTCATCGTCATGGAGTTCATCACAGGGATCAAGGTCACAGAGCTGGACGAGCTGCGCGCCAATGGTCACAGCCCGCGCCGCCTGAACGAGCTGATCTACCGCGCTTACTTCAAGCAATTGCTCGAAGACGGTTTCTTTCACGCCGACCCGCATCCCGGCAATCTGCGGGTGATGCAGGATGGTCGGCTGGCGATATTTGATTTCGGCATGGTTGGGCGCATCTCTGAAGAGTTGCAGCGGCAGATGATCGCCGCCTTCTTTCATCTCTACAACCGCGACATCAAGGCGATTGTCGCTGATTTGATGGGCCTGGGATTTCTCGCGCCCGAGGCCGACGTTGCGGCCATCGGCGCGGTGGTCGCGGAAGTCTTCGAGCGCAAGCTGAATCTGAAACTCGGCGAGGTGCGCTTCCGGGATTTAACCTATGATCTGGCGCCGGTCGTCTACGAGCATCCGATCACGACGCCGGCGCGCTTCACCTATCTGATCCGCGCCATCATGACGCTGGAAGGCATCAGCATGGTGATGAACCCTGAGTTCAACTTCTTCGACGTGGCGCGACCCTACGTGAAAGAGTTTATGTTCCGCCGCGAGTCGTCGCACCTGCGACAGATGGCGCTCGATTCGTTGCGCGATGCGCGCACGGGCCGCCTCGATTGGGGCCGCCTCTGGGCGATGGCAAAGATGGCCTACGCGCTCTACATCGGCAATTGA